From Arthrobacter sp. FW306-2-2C-D06B, a single genomic window includes:
- a CDS encoding cytochrome P450 encodes MSSATTDVPYFDMLDPDFAITSDEVHQARERSWYAETNYGLAILRYDELTRLIKHPKLRQGSGSWMALNGIHDGPLAEWWASWILHHEGEAHHRLRRLLNPSFTQKVVAPLAPRFSALANEVIDSFADNGSFDFVSEFADPYVARAISILLGIPEEEWPIIAEDATTLGLSLGVTVKQDLPKIEAALGRLQGYADTIIADRRANDRGDFVSSLVASSKEPNGLTANELRDVLALLVLGGYDTTRNQLGLAMQTFLEYPDQWNLLGEQPELARAAVEEVMRVNPTTRWVTRQAVETFEFQGLVIEEGTTIHMINESAGTDTRSFEEPEFDITAERKPHFGFGGGVHHCLGHFVARSDMGEALVALSSRLRDLRPKTGDGWLPDSGNTGPTKLPITFTAVR; translated from the coding sequence ATGAGCTCTGCAACCACTGACGTTCCGTATTTCGACATGTTGGACCCCGACTTCGCGATCACCTCCGACGAAGTCCATCAGGCGCGTGAGCGCTCGTGGTATGCGGAAACGAACTACGGGCTGGCCATCCTCCGGTATGACGAGCTCACACGGCTCATCAAGCACCCCAAACTGCGTCAGGGCAGTGGTTCATGGATGGCGCTCAACGGCATCCATGACGGGCCGCTGGCCGAGTGGTGGGCTAGCTGGATCCTCCACCATGAGGGCGAGGCCCACCATCGACTGCGCCGGCTCCTGAACCCATCGTTCACTCAGAAGGTCGTCGCGCCCCTCGCCCCACGGTTCAGTGCCCTTGCGAATGAAGTCATTGATTCCTTCGCCGACAACGGAAGCTTCGACTTCGTTTCCGAGTTCGCCGATCCCTACGTGGCGCGGGCCATCTCGATCCTTCTGGGGATCCCCGAGGAGGAATGGCCGATCATCGCAGAGGATGCCACGACCCTCGGGCTGTCCCTGGGCGTTACGGTCAAGCAGGACCTTCCGAAGATCGAGGCCGCTCTGGGCCGCCTGCAGGGGTACGCCGACACCATCATCGCGGATCGACGGGCTAACGACCGGGGAGACTTCGTGAGTTCCCTCGTGGCATCGTCGAAGGAACCGAACGGCCTCACCGCCAACGAGCTGCGCGACGTTCTGGCGCTTCTGGTGCTGGGCGGGTACGACACGACTCGCAACCAACTCGGTCTCGCGATGCAGACCTTCTTGGAATACCCCGACCAGTGGAACCTGCTGGGCGAGCAGCCCGAGTTGGCCCGTGCGGCCGTCGAGGAGGTTATGCGCGTGAACCCGACGACCCGGTGGGTAACTCGTCAGGCGGTCGAAACCTTCGAATTCCAGGGCCTGGTCATCGAGGAAGGCACAACGATTCACATGATCAACGAGTCCGCCGGCACCGATACCCGTTCATTCGAAGAGCCGGAGTTCGACATCACCGCCGAGCGAAAGCCGCATTTCGGCTTCGGTGGCGGCGTGCACCACTGTCTGGGTCACTTCGTGGCCCGTAGCGACATGGGCGAAGCGTTGGTTGCCCTATCGAGTCGTCTGCGCGACCTGCGTCCGAAGACCGGCGACGGTTGGCTCCCCGACTCGGGCAACACTGGCCCGACGAAACTCCCCATCACATTCACCGCTGTCCGCTGA
- a CDS encoding ferredoxin — MHVKVDLDRCQDHGLCAIAAPVVFQMDADGKLVYEGDPDDSQLDYVEEAADGCPVAAILIGE; from the coding sequence ATGCACGTGAAAGTTGATCTCGACCGGTGCCAGGATCATGGCCTTTGCGCGATCGCAGCGCCCGTGGTCTTCCAAATGGACGCTGACGGCAAGTTGGTTTACGAGGGAGATCCCGACGACTCGCAGTTGGATTACGTAGAAGAGGCCGCGGACGGGTGCCCCGTCGCAGCCATCCTCATTGGCGAGTAA
- a CDS encoding NAD(P)/FAD-dependent oxidoreductase: MTAHIVVVGASIAGLRAAEQLRKVGHDGPITVLGKEPQGPYNRPPLSKEMLAAPENLTVEDIHARLAFPRKAATADVDIRLACAAVMADFENRTVTTRDGESIAFDGLVVATGLRPRRIGAAGPTAGRHVLRTIEDCIGLRSEVGPGTRVVVVGAGFIGCEAAVTLSGIGATVTVVEPTARPMLRVVGEELGLAVQRHHEQAGIEFRVGSSVVAFKGDQRVTGVVLDSGEVLAADVVVESVGSVPNVEWLAGTGALDLSDGVLCDNSLRVVGFRAAVAAGDVARFPNPRFGNIPRRVEHWTMSNDTAKQAALTLHRELQGLEPDCADFVPMPSFWSDQGELRIQSIGVPAIADRVVIESGDPANLRGGLLAIYHAGPQVCGSISINLPASRQVEMRDAMQMVPMVR, encoded by the coding sequence ATGACAGCACACATCGTCGTCGTAGGGGCGTCCATCGCTGGCCTGCGAGCGGCTGAGCAGTTGCGCAAGGTGGGCCACGACGGCCCGATAACTGTCCTAGGCAAAGAACCCCAGGGTCCGTACAACCGGCCGCCACTGTCCAAGGAAATGCTCGCGGCGCCGGAGAACCTGACGGTCGAGGACATTCATGCCCGTCTGGCGTTCCCGCGCAAGGCAGCCACCGCTGATGTCGATATCCGGCTGGCCTGCGCAGCAGTGATGGCCGATTTCGAAAACCGCACGGTGACCACACGCGACGGGGAATCGATCGCCTTCGACGGTCTCGTCGTCGCTACCGGTCTTCGCCCGCGCAGGATCGGCGCGGCTGGGCCAACGGCCGGCCGGCACGTGCTACGTACAATTGAGGACTGCATCGGTCTGCGATCCGAGGTCGGACCCGGTACCCGGGTCGTCGTCGTCGGCGCAGGGTTCATCGGCTGCGAGGCCGCTGTCACTCTTAGCGGCATTGGAGCCACCGTAACAGTGGTCGAACCGACCGCACGACCGATGCTTCGGGTCGTCGGCGAAGAGTTGGGCCTGGCAGTCCAACGACACCACGAGCAGGCGGGTATCGAGTTCCGTGTCGGTTCGTCGGTGGTCGCGTTCAAGGGTGACCAGCGTGTCACCGGCGTGGTGCTTGACAGTGGGGAAGTGCTTGCGGCAGATGTTGTTGTCGAGTCCGTCGGCTCGGTTCCGAACGTCGAATGGCTCGCAGGCACCGGCGCGTTGGACCTTAGCGACGGCGTATTGTGCGACAACAGCCTGCGCGTCGTCGGATTCCGGGCTGCCGTTGCCGCGGGCGACGTGGCGCGGTTCCCCAACCCGCGGTTCGGAAACATCCCGAGGCGTGTGGAGCACTGGACGATGTCGAACGACACCGCCAAGCAAGCTGCTCTGACTCTGCACCGTGAGCTCCAAGGGCTCGAACCGGACTGCGCCGACTTTGTTCCAATGCCGTCGTTCTGGAGTGACCAAGGCGAGTTGCGCATACAAAGTATCGGCGTCCCGGCGATTGCTGATCGTGTCGTGATCGAGTCCGGTGATCCTGCGAACCTTCGCGGCGGCCTACTCGCGATTTACCATGCCGGACCTCAGGTGTGCGGCAGTATCTCGATCAATCTGCCTGCGTCTCGACAGGTCGAGATGAGGGACGCCATGCAGATGGTCCCCATGGTCCGATGA